A single genomic interval of Koleobacter methoxysyntrophicus harbors:
- a CDS encoding exonuclease SbcCD subunit D, whose translation MRILHTSDWHLGRSLEGRSRIDEQVEFIEELAGIAEDEGADLVLIAGDVFDAYNPSAEAERLFFHGLELLSKKGQRGVVVIAGNHDSPERLSAAYPLAHHHGIILLGLPNSCAMQGELNGERGIKVLKAGPGWLEVAAGECQHTCVILTLPYPSESRLGELLSDSLDEKVQRESYSRKVGAIFAELSNNFRDDTVNIAVSHLFIKGGKESESERQIQLVGGTCSVDPHALPDKAHYVALGHLHRPQQVNQSPVPAYYSGSPIAYSFSEAGQTKAVFLVDAVPNREVEIKEIHLSSGRPLVRWTAKNGLKDVYKWCEEGRDSNAWIDLEVYTPAVLTQGEIQKIRELRPRVVNIRPVLPQTSEIAGERIKAELPIDQLFRRFYERKTGGHKPDDALVKLFMELLISSDERGSGEGGTVEG comes from the coding sequence TTGCGGATATTACATACATCTGACTGGCATCTGGGCAGGAGTCTTGAAGGGCGCAGCAGGATCGATGAACAGGTAGAATTTATTGAGGAACTGGCCGGTATAGCCGAAGATGAAGGAGCAGACCTGGTCCTTATTGCGGGGGATGTTTTCGATGCCTATAACCCGTCGGCTGAGGCTGAAAGACTTTTTTTCCATGGATTAGAACTGCTTTCAAAGAAAGGGCAGAGGGGTGTTGTGGTTATTGCAGGAAATCATGACAGCCCTGAAAGGTTAAGTGCTGCCTATCCACTTGCCCACCATCACGGTATAATCCTTTTAGGGTTGCCTAACAGCTGTGCCATGCAGGGGGAACTAAACGGTGAAAGGGGGATAAAGGTCTTGAAGGCCGGCCCGGGCTGGCTGGAGGTAGCTGCCGGCGAATGCCAGCACACCTGTGTAATTCTAACCCTGCCTTATCCGTCGGAATCAAGGCTTGGGGAACTCCTTTCAGATTCCCTTGATGAAAAGGTCCAGAGGGAGTCATATTCACGAAAAGTCGGTGCAATTTTCGCAGAACTATCTAACAACTTCAGGGATGATACTGTAAATATCGCTGTGAGTCATCTTTTCATTAAAGGAGGGAAGGAATCTGAATCAGAACGGCAGATTCAACTGGTAGGTGGAACTTGTAGCGTGGATCCCCATGCCCTCCCGGATAAAGCTCATTATGTAGCATTAGGGCATCTTCATAGGCCCCAGCAGGTGAACCAGTCTCCCGTACCTGCATACTATTCCGGCTCACCTATTGCTTACAGCTTTTCCGAAGCCGGTCAGACAAAGGCCGTCTTTTTGGTGGATGCTGTACCGAATAGAGAAGTGGAGATTAAGGAAATCCATTTATCATCAGGGAGGCCTTTGGTTAGATGGACAGCTAAAAACGGCCTTAAAGATGTGTATAAATGGTGTGAAGAAGGTCGGGATTCCAATGCATGGATTGACCTTGAAGTATATACACCTGCCGTATTAACCCAGGGAGAAATTCAGAAAATAAGGGAACTGAGGCCGAGGGTAGTTAATATAAGACCCGTGCTGCCTCAGACTTCAGAAATTGCCGGGGAAAGAATAAAAGCAGAACTACCAATTGACCAGCTTTTCAGACGGTTCTATGAAAGAAAGACGGGAGGGCATAAACCCGATGATGCCCTCGTTAAGCTCTTCATGGAACTGCTGATAAGCAGCGATGAAAGGGGCTCAGGGGAAGGGGGGACAGTTGAAGGATGA